From the Rhodospirillaceae bacterium genome, the window GCCCCGATTTCCAAAAATAGGCGGCAAGGGTACGATAAACGCTCATTTGAAGCGACACGATCTTTGAAGATATATCTTCATCGTAGGGGAAAATGCCGCTTCGGGCGCGCTTTTCACGGTCATGGAATACCAGGTCGGAATCAGGCAGCAAAAATTCGTAAACATATTTTTGGCGCCAATCGGCTCCGGTCCACCAAGCCCCGTCCGGCGGCAGTAAAATGCGTCGGAAATCTATTTCTAGGTTGCTTGCATCATTCAGCCATTCATCATCAATGATCGATAACGATTCTGACACGCCGACGAAGGGCAGACCGAACTGGAGTTCACGTGGGCGGAAAGAAAGAACCCGGGTGCGCCACCAATTGTTTTCAGCAAGATCGATATACCCTTCGTAGGGCCAGCCCCCAATGCTTTGTATCAGGGTGCTTTTCCCAACACCTGGCGGGCCGACGACGAGAAATTGCCCGTACTTGGGCTTTCCGGGGAAATCCGTTCCCCGGATATCTTGCACTTCCTCGAAGGGGGCAAGCTCAATATCGTTCTCGCCGATTAACATTCACCATGGTCCTTGGAAAAACTAGTGATATAAATCTAACATATGGTATCCATACGATCAGGTTTCCTGTTTTCTCGGCAGGAAGGCCTGTGCAGGCGATGCTATCGCATCGTCAAACATGCCTGACACCCCGAGAAAGCAGGAAACGTGACCCTGTGGGCGGCTTTCCGAAACCACCGGACGTCGTTGCGCGGCCCTTGTGATGCTATAAGCATCACGGCGAACCACGCGCCTCGCCAGGGGTCTCGGAAAACCGTCGTATGGGCACCATATGTTAGATTCATACCACTAGGTCTTAGGGCGTAAACTTTTATTCAACAAATTCAAATTATATTAGAACCCGTTGGACCATGAAAAGAAACCGATTCAGAGCAAGCCGTATTTTGCTGCGGCTTCGGCGTATCGTGCGGAACGATCAATTGATCCTTTCGGTATTGGCGCTTGTCGTCGGTGTCGTTGGTGGTGGTGCCGTCATCGTATTCCGCGAAGGCATTGATTTGATCCAAGGCTTGGCGTTTGGCTCCGACAGCAAAGAATTATTTTTTCACGCACGAAATTTGCCGTGGTGGCATTTGTTGCTGATCCCAACATTGGGCGGTTTTTTGGTTGGGTTGTTGGTACATCTCCTGATGCCGGGCGGGCGACCGCATGGGGTTTCGGATGTGATAGAGGCGAGCGCACTTCGCGCCGGTCGGATGTCCGCGCGGACCGGAATGAGTGCTGCGTTAATAAGTGCAGTCTCCATCGGTGCGGGTGCGTCTGTAGGACGCGAAGGACCGGCCATTCATTTGGTCGCCTCAATCGGGTCGTCCATTTCACGAAAATTGCATCTCACGCGGTCGCTGACACGAACGTTGCTCGGGTGTGGTGTCGCAGCGGCGGTGGCTGGGTCGTTCAACGCACCAATTGCGGGCGCGCTTTTTGCCGGCGAAGTGGTGATCGGACACTATGCGTTAAAATCATTTGCGCCGGTGGTCATGGCGAGTGTGGCCGGAACCGCAGTTTCCAGGTCTTACTTTGGCGACTTCCCGGCATTTTTAATTTCCGAACACAATATTGCGTCCTTTTGGGAATTGCTCTCGTTTTCAGGCCTAGGCGTCGTTGCTGGAATTGTAGCAATTATCTTCCTGCGGGCGATCATTGTCGCCGATAATGCCAGCCAAAGAATTCCCGCGCCGGTTTATATCCGAACAACCGTAGGGGGTCTCATTGTTGGTTTAATCGCCATCGCATTTCCCCATGTCCTAGGCGTTGGCTACGGGGTCAATGATGCAGCGCTCGCCGTATCGTTTTCGCTTGGTCTTTTGATTGCCGTGGCAATTATGAAAATTATTGCGACGGCAGTGAGCATAGGATTTGGTTTTGGTGGGGGCGTTTTCAGTCCGTCGCTGGTGATAGGTGCCACCATCGGTGGGGCCTATGGTGTACTGGTAGGGCAAATGTTGCCAGGGTTTACGTCAGACCCGGCGGCTTATTCCCTGGTTGGTATGGGCGCGATTACCGCTGCGGTGTTGGGTGCTCCCTTATCGACCACACTCATAATTTTTGAAATGACAGGTGATTACGCACTGACGTTGGCGGTTATGGTGGCCGTGGTAATCTCATCGGTAATTGCACAACAGTTCCATGGCCGCACAGTGTTTTCTTGGCAATTGGAGAACCGAGGTCTGAACCTGAGTGAAGGCTTGGAGACAGCGCTTTTACAAGCGCTGACAGTTGCCGGTGTAATGTCTCAGGAAAGTGAGCGGGCGATGCCGAGTACAGGGCTGCAGAACCTGAGAGGCTTGTTGCAAAATTCAACCCATGGCCGGGTCTTTGTGGTGCAAGAAACCGGTGAACTGGTCGGGACCGTCACTTTGGCCGGCATGAGTGAGGTTGCCTTCGATCACGGGGTGGATGATCTGATTTGTGCAGGTGACGTCGCTGATTTGCATCCACCGGTTTTGGCCCGGAGCGAAGATCTCGAAGCGACACTCAAAATGATGCGCGACACCGGTGAAGAACACATCGCCGTTGTTGAGGACCTGGAATCGATGAAATTCCTGGGCTGTGTGCACGAACGTGACGTAATGTCAGCCTACAACACAGTGCTTCTGGAAAGCCGCCGCGAGGAACGCGGGGATTAATATCCTAATAACTGTGTTTCAGCTTTAGCCAGTTATATCGATCATCGGATTTGATGGTGACTCGCTCGATTTTCATTTCGGCAGTGCCTGACTTTACGACATTGAGGGAAATGTTTACCCCCGCGTCACCTTTCGCCCAGACCAGGCGAAAAAATTTTTCCATGGTTTTTACACGCTTTCCATCGACACCCATGATGATATCCCCGTCGCGCAGTCCGGCCTTGTCCGCAGGGCCGCCTTTGGTAATACGCATGATTCTAAGTCGACCGTCAATTTCGACGGTATGGGCACCGAGCCAAGGATGCGAGGGCTTCCGGGATCGCCCATTTTCCAGCAAATCAGCTAGGATCGGGCGCAGCAGGTCAATCGGGACGAACATATTGCCAGGAACAGGCGGTGGACCTTCAAAGGCATCGCTGACAACCAACGACCCGACACCCAGCAATCGGCCTCCCACGCCAATAAGCGCGGCACCGCCGTATTTGGGAAAAGGCGGGATCGTATAGATTGCACTATCGAGGAGGTATTCCCAGTAACCCGCAAAAGGACGACGCGAGACCACCTGTGCTGCCATCACCGGCAGTTCCCCTTCGTGACTGACGATTAAGACGCGTTTTCCGGCGAATAAGTCAGCAGACTTGCCCATGCGAATCGGCTTGAGATTAAGTGGCTTAATCGCGCGGACCAGCCCAAATCCGGTATTGTGGTCGTAGCCGACAATCTTGGCTGGAATTTTTTTGCCATCAGGTTTTACGATATTGACCGAATCGGCTTCTAAAATTACATAACCGATGGTCAATACCAGACCCTCGTTGTCGATGATTATGCCGTTGCCGTTTCGCTCTGTTCCTAAGGCTCGTGCAGTACGGGTATTTGCCGGCACAGTTGTCTCAATGCCCACAACCGCGCGCAGAATTTCCCCTGTATCAATGGGACTGGGCGTATTTTCCGGCTGTTTCTTTTGCGCAAAGGCGGAACCGGAAAGCAGTAAGACAATCGCGAGCACACTTGAAAATACATGAAATGCTCTAATTCTTGGGGACAGGAGCCTCATCCCGCATACTCCTTAAAATCAAAACCAATACGATTATAGGGCGTAACTTCTCTGTAATTGAAGAAAAAGGTTGAATCGCAACAATAAAGTCCAAATAACTCAATCCATGTCCGATCCATTTGACCTCACTGAACCGTCTCTGCCACCTGCTGCAACTCCTGCGGTGATGCACTTGGAGAATCTAAACGAAACCCAGTTGGAAGCGGTTGAGGCAATCGACGGACCGGTCTTGGTGCTGGCGGGCGCGGGTACTGGAAAGACCCGGGTGCTGACCACGCGCTTGGCGCATATCCTGTTACAAGGCAAGGCGAGCCCTTGGGAGATTCTTGCGGTGACCTTCACCAACCGCGCCGCCCGGGAAATGCAGCATCGCGTATCGTCCCTGACACATCGCCCGGTTGATGGTTGGTGGGTCGGAACCTTTCATTCGGTAGCAGCGCGCATTCTCAGGTCCCACGCTGAAGGGGTTGGGCTCAGACCAAATTTCACGATCTTAGATACCGACGATCAGCTGCGTCTGATTAAACAGCATCTGGAAGCCAGGCACATCGATCCAAAAAAATGGCCGGCGCGGCGAATCTTGGGTGTGATTGAACGCTGGAAGGACCGGGGCCTGACGCCGGATCGGGTTTCTGCCGCCGAGGGCTCAGACGTTGTCGAAGGCCAGGTGCTGGAAATTTATGGCGAGTATCAGGCCAGACTCCGCACCTTAAACGCGGCCGACTTCGGCGATCTGCTGCTGCACTGCCTGACGTTGTTCCAGACCGACCCTGAAATTTTGAAGTCTTATCAAAGCAAGTTTCGCTACGTCATGGTGGATGAATACCAAGACACCAATGTTGCACAATACCTTTGGATGCGTCTCTTAGGTGGCGGGTATAAAAACGTCTGCTGTGTCGGTGATGATGATCAGTCGATTTATTCATGGCGAGGGGCTGAGGTCGGTAATATCTTGCGCTTCGAAGATGATTTTCCCGGTGCAAAGATCGTTCGCTTGGAACGGAATTACCGCTCGACCCCGCATATCCTAGCAGCGGCATCTGGCTTGATTTCCTACAACGAAGGGAGGCTCGGCAAGACTCTCTGGACTGATCTCAATGACGGTGAATTGGTGCGGGTTCGTGGCGTTTGGGATGGCGAGGAAGAGGCCCGCGTTACAGGTGAAGACATCGAAGCCTATCAGACCAAAGGGCAGTCCTTAAACGAAATGGCGGTCTTGGTTCGGGCTGGGTTCCAAACCCGTGAATTTGAAGAACGCTTGATCACCTTAGGCGTTCCGTACCGAGTCGTTGGTGGCCCGCGGTTTTATGAACGCCGCGAAATCAGAGACGCGGTTGCCTACCTGCGGGTTATTTCCCAGCCTGCAGATGATCTCGCGTTCGAGCGCATTGTGAATGTTCCGAAGCGGGGGCTGGGCCAAGCCACCCTGCAAACAATTCATCAACTAGGCCGTGCGGAACAGGTGCCTTTGGTCGAAGCTGTTCGAAGCTTGGTCGAGACCGATGAACTTAAGCCGAAGCAGAAATCTACTCTTACGGGCCTGGTCCAGGACTTTGACCGGTGGCGTGATCTTAGTTCCAGTATGCCGCCGTCAGAATTGGCAGGATTGGTCCTGGATGAGTCTGATTACACCGGGATGTGGAAGCGGGATAAATCGATTGAGGCCCCGGGGCGCTTGGATAACCTCAAGGAACTGATCGTCGCGCTGGAAGATTTCGAAACCCTGACCGAATTTTTGGAACACGTCAGCCTGGTTATGGAAAACGACGAATCCAATGCCGAGGAAAAAGTCACTCTGATGACATTGCACAGCGCCAAGGGGTTGGAGTTCGAAACAGTCTTCTTGCCGGGCTGGGAAGAGGGCCTGTTTCCTCATCAGCGATCTCTGGAGGACACCGGCGGCGGCGGATTGGAAGAAGAACGCCGCCTCGCCTATGTGGGCCTAACCCGGGCCCGGCAACGTGCGATTGTATCTTATGCAGCCAATCGCCGGGTCTATGGAAAATGGCAAAGCGCGATCCCGTCTCGTTTCGTCGGCGAATTGCCGGATGATCATATTGAATCAGTTAACTCCATGGACACATTTGGCAGTGGCCCCTGGGGTGAGACGAGGGGGGGTGGGGCTGGACGGCTTCGCGAAACCAAGCGATTTGGGAATTCGCGGTCTGGCGCACCGTTGATCGAAGACACCAATTGGAAGACGCAAACACTGGCTGGAACGGCCTCGACCTTCACCATTGGCCAACGCATATTTCACCAAAAGTTTGGTTACGGGATCGTGCGCGCCACCGATGGCAACAAGTTGGAAATCTCATTTGAAAAAGCCGGGACTAAGAAAGTCATCGATAGTTTTGTCGAGTCTGCCTGATGGCGCCCCCTGCATGTTGGCGCATTGATGTCATTGTCCCGACGTCGCAGGCAGAGGCATTTGAAGAAGTTTTAGAACCCCATTGCGCCGTTATCTCATCTTTTTTAATTCCACCCGACGATGCTCTGTCCCGGCTGCAAGGGATATCAGAGGCTGCCCTTGATGAGGCCGCGATTGCATCAGGGTTGGCGGCGGTGGCCTCCGGTCTCAATGTAGAATTTTCTGACTTCCAAATTACGGCGATGGAGGCTCAGGATTGGGTTGCGGAAAACCTAGCTGGTTTTCCCTCGCTCCAAGTCGGCCGCTACTTTATGTATGGCTCGCACATTCAAGAAAGTGTTCCGGGGGGCGCTGTCGGGATCAAGTTGGATGCGGGACCCGCCTTTGGCACCGGCGAGCACGCGACGACGGAGGGATGTCTTGCCGCCTTTGATCAACTTGCGAAAGAAGGAAAAAAGTTCAGGCGTATTCTCGACATGGGCTGCGGATCAGGAATTCTTTCGTTAGCGGCGGCAAAGACTTGGCAGACGGGGATTATTGCCTGCGACATTGATCCTGGTGCGGTTCGCGTGGCGTGTGAGAACGCCCGACAAAATAGCGTTGGAGGTTTTATCTATGCCCAGGCTGGCGACGGATACAGAACGCCTCTGGTTCAAACTCAAGGGCCTTATGACCTGATCGTTTCGAATATCCTCGCCAATCCCTTATGCCAAATGGCGCGCGACCTTCGGCGTTATTTGGACGTTGGAGGCATGGCGGTTCTGTCGGGGTTTTTGGTGCATGATGCCCGCCGGGTTGCACAACATCATGTGGCAGCAGGGCTAAAACTGAGGCGGAAGATCGTCGTCGATGGGTGGACGACACTGATTATGTACCGATAAAAACGCCCTAGATTTTATATTTACCCCTTGCATCTTCTCAAATATAGGCTAAATCAGCCACGAGTAAGGCAAGCACTCTCCCCTGGGGAGTGCTAATTTACTGGGAAATACCCTATATAACAGATACTTACGGAGACATCACATGAAGTTAACACCCCTGCATGACCGCGTTCTTGTGAAACGCGTCGATCAGGAAGAAAAAACCGCCGGTGGGATCATCATTCCTGACACGGCACAGGAAAAGCCTATGGAAGGCGAAATCGTTTCTGCTGGTTCCGGCGCACGCCGTGACGATGGAACGGTTGTTCCTTTGGACGTTAAAGCCGGCGACCGGATTTTGTTCGGCAAATGGGCCGGTACCGAAGTCAAGATCGACGGCG encodes:
- the groES gene encoding co-chaperone GroES → MKLTPLHDRVLVKRVDQEEKTAGGIIIPDTAQEKPMEGEIVSAGSGARRDDGTVVPLDVKAGDRILFGKWAGTEVKIDGDDLLIMKESDLLGVIG
- a CDS encoding chloride channel protein, which translates into the protein MRNDQLILSVLALVVGVVGGGAVIVFREGIDLIQGLAFGSDSKELFFHARNLPWWHLLLIPTLGGFLVGLLVHLLMPGGRPHGVSDVIEASALRAGRMSARTGMSAALISAVSIGAGASVGREGPAIHLVASIGSSISRKLHLTRSLTRTLLGCGVAAAVAGSFNAPIAGALFAGEVVIGHYALKSFAPVVMASVAGTAVSRSYFGDFPAFLISEHNIASFWELLSFSGLGVVAGIVAIIFLRAIIVADNASQRIPAPVYIRTTVGGLIVGLIAIAFPHVLGVGYGVNDAALAVSFSLGLLIAVAIMKIIATAVSIGFGFGGGVFSPSLVIGATIGGAYGVLVGQMLPGFTSDPAAYSLVGMGAITAAVLGAPLSTTLIIFEMTGDYALTLAVMVAVVISSVIAQQFHGRTVFSWQLENRGLNLSEGLETALLQALTVAGVMSQESERAMPSTGLQNLRGLLQNSTHGRVFVVQETGELVGTVTLAGMSEVAFDHGVDDLICAGDVADLHPPVLARSEDLEATLKMMRDTGEEHIAVVEDLESMKFLGCVHERDVMSAYNTVLLESRREERGD
- a CDS encoding UvrD-helicase domain-containing protein; amino-acid sequence: MSDPFDLTEPSLPPAATPAVMHLENLNETQLEAVEAIDGPVLVLAGAGTGKTRVLTTRLAHILLQGKASPWEILAVTFTNRAAREMQHRVSSLTHRPVDGWWVGTFHSVAARILRSHAEGVGLRPNFTILDTDDQLRLIKQHLEARHIDPKKWPARRILGVIERWKDRGLTPDRVSAAEGSDVVEGQVLEIYGEYQARLRTLNAADFGDLLLHCLTLFQTDPEILKSYQSKFRYVMVDEYQDTNVAQYLWMRLLGGGYKNVCCVGDDDQSIYSWRGAEVGNILRFEDDFPGAKIVRLERNYRSTPHILAAASGLISYNEGRLGKTLWTDLNDGELVRVRGVWDGEEEARVTGEDIEAYQTKGQSLNEMAVLVRAGFQTREFEERLITLGVPYRVVGGPRFYERREIRDAVAYLRVISQPADDLAFERIVNVPKRGLGQATLQTIHQLGRAEQVPLVEAVRSLVETDELKPKQKSTLTGLVQDFDRWRDLSSSMPPSELAGLVLDESDYTGMWKRDKSIEAPGRLDNLKELIVALEDFETLTEFLEHVSLVMENDESNAEEKVTLMTLHSAKGLEFETVFLPGWEEGLFPHQRSLEDTGGGGLEEERRLAYVGLTRARQRAIVSYAANRRVYGKWQSAIPSRFVGELPDDHIESVNSMDTFGSGPWGETRGGGAGRLRETKRFGNSRSGAPLIEDTNWKTQTLAGTASTFTIGQRIFHQKFGYGIVRATDGNKLEISFEKAGTKKVIDSFVESA
- a CDS encoding 50S ribosomal protein L11 methyltransferase, yielding MAPPACWRIDVIVPTSQAEAFEEVLEPHCAVISSFLIPPDDALSRLQGISEAALDEAAIASGLAAVASGLNVEFSDFQITAMEAQDWVAENLAGFPSLQVGRYFMYGSHIQESVPGGAVGIKLDAGPAFGTGEHATTEGCLAAFDQLAKEGKKFRRILDMGCGSGILSLAAAKTWQTGIIACDIDPGAVRVACENARQNSVGGFIYAQAGDGYRTPLVQTQGPYDLIVSNILANPLCQMARDLRRYLDVGGMAVLSGFLVHDARRVAQHHVAAGLKLRRKIVVDGWTTLIMYR
- a CDS encoding serine protease; this encodes MRLLSPRIRAFHVFSSVLAIVLLLSGSAFAQKKQPENTPSPIDTGEILRAVVGIETTVPANTRTARALGTERNGNGIIIDNEGLVLTIGYVILEADSVNIVKPDGKKIPAKIVGYDHNTGFGLVRAIKPLNLKPIRMGKSADLFAGKRVLIVSHEGELPVMAAQVVSRRPFAGYWEYLLDSAIYTIPPFPKYGGAALIGVGGRLLGVGSLVVSDAFEGPPPVPGNMFVPIDLLRPILADLLENGRSRKPSHPWLGAHTVEIDGRLRIMRITKGGPADKAGLRDGDIIMGVDGKRVKTMEKFFRLVWAKGDAGVNISLNVVKSGTAEMKIERVTIKSDDRYNWLKLKHSY